One Amorphoplanes digitatis genomic window carries:
- a CDS encoding peroxidase family protein: MRLPLRTAVSALLTTLLATVVVATPASAGPIGQGFTVTPADLAYILKQIKIAEAHVANTTSATGPCGALVGTGPNQLSSPLVSQGLRTVDGTCTNLTAGQQRFGAADQTFPRMAGKDFRAAETAPAGLFGPGSPSFPTTYADKSANNTVVDAQPRMISNLIADQTAANPAAVAAANRPVRSQGGATTPANDGGTLFIPNVTTDVGLSAPYNSWFTLFGQFFDHGIDQTVKGGGTVIVPLKADDPLIAGPDRVPGNADDPKPGDARYVAPSMRFMVLTRAANQPGADGKLGTADDVQDAVNTDTPYVDNSQAYTSHAAHQVFLREYVNDAQGRPVSTGNLLSGPLGGLPTWADTKIQSRTLLGLKLSDADALNVPMILADPYGRFVPGPARGLPQYVTRSGLVEGDTANPVRVPADVLHFDTPFLTDIAHHADPTPQDTDHNPATAPVAPKPDDDDTASADFTKQPAGTYDDEMLDAHYIAGDGRVNENIGLTAVHDIFHAEHNRLVGDIERVLTDDGTALAEWQIGDAWNGERIFQAARFVNEMEYQHLVFEEFARKIQPGINPFQPFAFTQTELNPAIYAEFAHAVYRFGHSMLNERIARTREDGSDASMSLLDGFLNPPAYTDGGTLTPEQAAGQIVRGMSGQVGNELDEFMTDTLRSNLLGLPMDLAAINIARGRSEGVPSLNVFRRTLHERTNDGQLAPYVSWVDLGENLKHPESLVNFVAAYGKHPTIVAAGDLAAKRAAARALVDPQDGDTPPADAAAFMNATGAWTAANTGLDSVDLWIGGLAETTNPFGGLLGSTFNYVFENQLTRLQNGDRLYYLARTPGMNLRSQLEGNSFAELIGRTTSAHSLRADSFATADCAFDLAHLAGTVAGYERYGNLVADDPASACDEKALLIRMPDGTIKYRARNGVDKPGINAQSVFAGTDYRDRVAAGNDNDTVWGGEGDDVIEGGAGNDIALGGEGDDVLTDLGGDDISKGGPGEDAIDGGPGLDLILGGDGRDFTNGGANANLTFGGEGDDLLFAGEGEDALWGDAGDDWAEGGDSPDLLQGDSGNLFFLDDSNKPGHDVLIGQGGDDDYDMEGGDDIGVQGPGIEKNAGGSGYDWSIASRPDQGGDDQSVDADLDLPLIPLDILAAGVRDRYNEVEALSGGAHNDILRGDDVIPSTVGGAGFLGCDALDAAGIARIAGLDRIITSLPTAASAVGNQTGRPCALSGNVWGEGNILLGGAGDDTIEGRGGDDVIDGDRYLNVRLSVRDADGKELRTVGSMRQLQADVFAGRINPRDIVTVREILTAPAAGQDTAVFSGLRDEYAVTPVGDALIVSGPDGTDTLRNIERLAFADQTVEVTAPTAYSGVSALAGDAKATVVWTLPENTSGAIVTGHQVEVNDGTAVRLIDAPADATSLVVNGLTNGVPVTFRVRAVTADGPGEFVGPSEPVTPKAADVTPPVTPTTPPVTPPVTPPVTPTTPPVTPTTPPVTPTTPPVTPTRPVTPVAPGAPVIGTATAGNGTVTVRWTAPASDGGTAIYGYEVQALDAETGIPLDVDVAGPGATELTFAYLVPGQSYRFWIRAVNAAGASEFSTISNAVTAVAATDPADPGTPDTPVTENPDGPPAEQTTPGTPEIGTVSAGNGLAIVRWTAPADHGGAPITRFEIQVLNSAGARVGKIRTAAATASALTVTGLTNGTAYRFQVRAVNTIGAGALSATSAKIQPRTVPGTPGTPTATRGAAGGPITATLRWKAPSSTGGAPVTAYRITCQRLNPNGTATGTPTVTTTPGTARARTITATRGARSGTRYRCTIQAVNTAGAGPGRSVTATTR; the protein is encoded by the coding sequence ATGAGGCTCCCGCTTCGCACCGCAGTGAGCGCCCTGCTCACCACCCTGCTCGCCACCGTCGTGGTGGCCACCCCGGCCAGCGCCGGGCCGATCGGCCAGGGATTCACCGTCACCCCCGCCGACCTGGCCTACATCCTCAAGCAGATCAAGATCGCTGAGGCGCACGTCGCGAACACCACGAGCGCGACCGGCCCCTGCGGCGCCCTGGTCGGCACCGGCCCGAACCAGCTGTCCAGCCCGCTGGTGTCGCAGGGCCTGCGCACGGTCGACGGGACCTGCACCAACCTCACGGCCGGGCAGCAGCGGTTCGGCGCGGCCGACCAGACCTTCCCGCGGATGGCCGGCAAGGACTTCCGGGCGGCCGAGACCGCCCCGGCCGGCCTGTTCGGCCCCGGCAGCCCGTCCTTCCCGACCACGTACGCGGACAAGAGCGCGAACAACACCGTCGTCGACGCCCAGCCCCGGATGATCAGCAACCTGATCGCCGACCAGACCGCGGCCAACCCGGCGGCCGTCGCGGCGGCCAACCGGCCCGTACGCTCGCAGGGCGGCGCCACCACGCCGGCGAACGACGGCGGCACGCTGTTCATCCCGAACGTCACCACCGACGTCGGGCTGTCCGCGCCGTACAACTCGTGGTTCACGCTCTTCGGGCAGTTCTTCGACCACGGCATCGACCAGACCGTCAAGGGCGGCGGCACCGTGATCGTGCCGCTCAAGGCCGACGACCCGCTGATCGCCGGCCCGGACCGGGTACCCGGTAACGCCGACGACCCGAAGCCCGGCGACGCCCGGTACGTCGCGCCGTCGATGCGGTTCATGGTGCTCACCCGGGCCGCGAACCAGCCCGGCGCCGACGGCAAGCTCGGCACCGCCGACGACGTGCAGGACGCGGTCAACACCGACACCCCGTACGTCGACAACTCGCAGGCGTACACCTCGCACGCGGCGCACCAGGTCTTCCTGCGCGAGTACGTCAACGACGCGCAGGGCCGCCCGGTCTCCACCGGCAACCTGCTGTCCGGCCCGCTCGGCGGCCTGCCCACCTGGGCGGACACCAAGATCCAGTCCCGCACCCTGCTCGGCCTGAAGCTCAGCGACGCGGACGCCCTCAACGTGCCGATGATCCTCGCCGACCCGTACGGCCGGTTCGTGCCCGGCCCGGCCCGCGGCCTGCCGCAGTACGTGACCCGCTCCGGCCTGGTCGAGGGCGACACCGCGAACCCGGTCCGGGTGCCCGCCGACGTGCTGCACTTCGACACGCCGTTCCTGACCGACATCGCGCACCACGCCGACCCGACACCGCAGGACACCGACCACAACCCGGCCACCGCGCCGGTCGCGCCCAAGCCGGACGACGACGACACCGCGAGCGCCGACTTCACCAAGCAGCCCGCCGGCACGTACGACGACGAGATGCTCGACGCGCACTACATCGCCGGCGACGGCCGGGTCAACGAGAACATCGGCCTCACCGCGGTGCACGACATCTTCCACGCCGAGCACAACCGGCTCGTCGGCGACATCGAGCGGGTGCTCACCGACGACGGCACCGCGCTGGCCGAGTGGCAGATCGGCGACGCCTGGAACGGCGAGCGGATCTTCCAGGCCGCCCGGTTCGTCAACGAGATGGAGTACCAGCACCTGGTCTTCGAGGAGTTCGCCCGCAAGATCCAGCCGGGCATCAACCCCTTCCAGCCGTTCGCGTTCACCCAGACCGAGCTGAACCCGGCCATCTACGCCGAGTTCGCGCACGCCGTCTACCGCTTCGGCCACTCGATGCTCAACGAGCGCATCGCCCGTACCCGCGAGGACGGCTCGGACGCCTCGATGTCGCTGCTCGACGGCTTCCTCAACCCGCCCGCGTACACCGACGGCGGGACGCTGACGCCGGAGCAGGCGGCCGGCCAGATCGTCCGCGGCATGTCCGGCCAGGTCGGCAACGAGCTGGACGAGTTCATGACCGACACGCTGCGCAGCAACCTGCTCGGCCTGCCGATGGACCTGGCCGCGATCAACATCGCCCGGGGCCGCTCCGAGGGCGTGCCGTCGCTGAACGTCTTCCGGCGCACCCTGCACGAGCGGACCAACGACGGCCAGCTCGCCCCGTACGTCAGCTGGGTCGACCTCGGCGAGAACCTCAAGCACCCCGAGTCGCTCGTCAACTTCGTCGCCGCGTACGGCAAGCACCCGACGATCGTCGCGGCCGGCGACCTCGCCGCCAAGAGGGCCGCGGCCCGCGCGCTCGTCGACCCGCAGGACGGCGACACGCCCCCGGCCGACGCGGCCGCGTTCATGAACGCCACCGGTGCGTGGACCGCCGCGAACACCGGGCTGGACTCCGTCGACCTCTGGATCGGCGGGCTCGCCGAGACCACCAACCCGTTCGGCGGCCTGCTCGGCAGCACGTTCAACTACGTCTTCGAGAACCAGCTCACCCGGCTGCAGAACGGCGACCGGCTCTACTACCTGGCCCGTACGCCGGGCATGAACCTGCGCAGCCAGCTCGAGGGCAACTCGTTCGCCGAGCTGATCGGGCGCACCACCAGCGCGCACAGCCTGCGTGCCGACTCGTTCGCCACCGCCGACTGCGCGTTCGACCTGGCGCACCTGGCCGGCACCGTGGCCGGGTACGAGCGCTACGGCAACCTGGTCGCCGACGACCCCGCCTCGGCCTGCGACGAGAAGGCGCTGCTGATCCGGATGCCGGACGGGACGATCAAGTACCGGGCCCGCAACGGCGTCGACAAGCCGGGCATCAACGCGCAGTCCGTCTTCGCCGGCACCGACTACCGCGACCGGGTCGCCGCGGGCAACGACAACGACACCGTCTGGGGCGGCGAGGGCGACGACGTCATCGAGGGCGGCGCCGGCAACGACATCGCGCTCGGCGGCGAGGGCGACGACGTACTCACCGACCTCGGCGGCGACGACATCTCCAAGGGCGGACCCGGCGAGGACGCGATCGACGGCGGCCCCGGCCTGGACCTCATCCTGGGCGGCGACGGCCGGGACTTCACCAACGGCGGCGCCAACGCCAACCTGACCTTCGGTGGCGAGGGCGACGACCTGCTCTTCGCCGGCGAGGGCGAGGACGCCCTCTGGGGCGACGCCGGCGACGACTGGGCCGAGGGCGGCGACTCCCCCGACCTGCTCCAGGGCGACAGCGGCAACCTGTTCTTCCTCGACGACTCCAACAAGCCCGGCCACGACGTGCTGATCGGCCAGGGCGGCGACGACGACTACGACATGGAGGGCGGCGACGACATCGGCGTCCAGGGCCCCGGCATCGAGAAGAACGCCGGCGGCTCGGGCTACGACTGGTCCATCGCGTCCCGCCCGGACCAGGGTGGCGACGACCAGAGCGTCGACGCCGACCTGGACCTCCCGCTGATCCCGCTGGACATCCTCGCCGCCGGCGTCCGCGACCGGTACAACGAGGTCGAGGCGCTCTCCGGCGGCGCGCACAACGACATCCTGCGCGGCGACGACGTGATCCCGTCCACCGTCGGCGGCGCCGGCTTCCTGGGCTGCGACGCCCTCGACGCCGCCGGCATCGCCCGGATCGCCGGCCTTGACCGGATCATCACGAGCCTGCCGACCGCGGCCTCCGCCGTCGGCAACCAGACCGGCCGCCCCTGCGCACTGAGCGGCAACGTCTGGGGCGAGGGCAACATCCTGCTCGGCGGCGCCGGCGACGACACCATCGAGGGCCGCGGCGGCGACGACGTCATCGACGGCGACCGCTACCTCAACGTCCGGCTCAGCGTCCGCGACGCCGACGGCAAGGAGCTGCGCACGGTCGGCAGCATGAGGCAGCTCCAGGCGGACGTGTTCGCCGGCCGGATCAACCCCCGCGACATCGTCACGGTCCGGGAGATCCTGACCGCCCCGGCCGCCGGCCAGGACACCGCGGTCTTCTCCGGCCTGCGCGACGAGTACGCCGTGACCCCGGTCGGCGACGCGCTGATCGTGTCCGGCCCCGACGGCACCGACACCCTGCGCAACATCGAGCGGCTGGCGTTCGCCGACCAGACCGTCGAGGTCACCGCGCCGACCGCGTACTCGGGCGTCTCCGCCCTCGCCGGCGACGCCAAGGCAACCGTCGTCTGGACGCTGCCGGAGAACACCTCGGGCGCGATCGTCACCGGCCACCAGGTCGAGGTCAACGACGGCACCGCGGTGCGGCTGATCGACGCGCCCGCCGACGCCACGAGCCTGGTCGTCAACGGCCTCACCAACGGCGTGCCGGTCACCTTCCGGGTCCGCGCCGTGACCGCGGACGGCCCGGGCGAGTTCGTCGGCCCGTCCGAACCCGTCACCCCCAAGGCGGCCGACGTCACCCCGCCGGTCACCCCAACCACCCCGCCGGTCACCCCTCCGGTGACCCCTCCCGTCACGCCGACCACCCCGCCGGTCACGCCGACCACCCCGCCGGTCACCCCGACCACCCCGCCGGTCACGCCCACCAGGCCGGTGACGCCGGTCGCGCCGGGTGCGCCGGTGATCGGCACGGCGACTGCCGGCAACGGGACCGTCACCGTCCGATGGACGGCGCCGGCCAGCGACGGCGGCACCGCGATCTACGGGTACGAGGTGCAGGCGCTCGACGCCGAGACCGGCATCCCGCTCGACGTGGACGTCGCCGGGCCGGGCGCCACCGAGCTCACGTTCGCCTACCTGGTGCCGGGACAGTCGTACCGGTTCTGGATCCGCGCGGTGAACGCCGCCGGCGCCAGCGAGTTCTCGACGATCTCCAACGCCGTCACGGCCGTCGCCGCCACCGATCCGGCCGATCCCGGCACCCCGGACACCCCCGTCACCGAGAACCCGGACGGACCGCCGGCCGAACAGACCACCCCGGGCACGCCCGAGATCGGAACGGTGTCGGCGGGTAACGGGCTGGCGATCGTGCGGTGGACCGCGCCGGCCGACCACGGCGGCGCACCGATCACCCGCTTCGAGATCCAGGTGCTCAACTCGGCCGGCGCCCGGGTGGGCAAGATCCGGACCGCGGCGGCCACCGCCTCCGCGCTGACGGTCACCGGCCTGACCAACGGGACCGCGTACCGCTTCCAGGTCCGGGCCGTGAACACCATCGGCGCCGGCGCACTGTCGGCCACCTCGGCGAAGATCCAGCCGCGGACCGTACCCGGCACCCCCGGCACACCGACCGCGACCCGCGGCGCGGCCGGCGGCCCGATCACCGCCACCCTGCGATGGAAGGCACCGTCGTCGACGGGCGGGGCACCGGTCACCGCGTACCGGATCACCTGCCAGCGGCTGAACCCCAACGGCACCGCGACCGGCACACCCACCGTGACCACCACGCCGGGCACGGCCCGCGCCCGAACGATCACCGCCACCCGCGGCGCCCGCTCGGGCACCCGCTACCGCTGCACCATCCAGGCGGTCAACACGGCCGGCGCCGGCCCCGGCCGATCGGTGACCGCGACGACCCGCTGA
- a CDS encoding multicopper oxidase family protein: MTDGMVTRRGMLKGALAIGGGGLIAAGAGGEVIAAESKLAAKNTPTPYTNMFRRPPVLMPCEQGVDDKGPFHRYRLTQKIGQASIVPGLLTTIAGYNGIFPGPTIKVPQGTRSEVRIANALGDHPLYSGEFNTVTHLHGSASLPQYDGYANDHTSPGQAKTYRYPNWQQARTMWYHDHNHRTTAKNAFVGLAAMYHLSDQYERRQLPQGEYDVPLVVSDMAFKANGSVAFDGEDNAGFMGDVIMVNGVPWPKMRVKPRVYRFRVLVSSISRSYRFKLSTDDQVYVVGTDGGMTPTVNAVSSWRHAPAERYEILIDFRKYKPGTRIELKNLSNKNNEDFDKTGKVMQFEVVADPAGPDTYEIPKTLDLGPQPWANLGAVDVHKLTPDMATARRRLRLERKHGIWTVNGETWDDVEKSGFQRVFGNPKPYDVEIWDLVNESGGWFHPLHIHLIDGKIIGRNNTPDQKAYAWEGGGKDVFYLGENETVSVLMQFTTGGGNAGGRYMVHCHNLIHEDNDMMIQFAVGDINVNDPVRSDAAYPDGESEQPVVYAPSYPLGT, translated from the coding sequence ATGACTGATGGAATGGTGACCCGGCGCGGCATGCTCAAGGGCGCGCTCGCGATCGGTGGCGGCGGGCTGATCGCGGCCGGCGCCGGCGGTGAGGTGATCGCCGCCGAGAGCAAGCTCGCGGCGAAGAACACCCCGACGCCGTACACGAACATGTTCCGGCGGCCTCCGGTGCTCATGCCGTGCGAACAGGGTGTCGACGACAAGGGCCCGTTCCACCGTTACCGGCTCACCCAGAAGATCGGCCAGGCCAGCATCGTCCCCGGCCTGCTGACCACCATCGCGGGCTACAACGGGATCTTCCCGGGCCCGACCATCAAGGTGCCGCAGGGCACCCGGTCCGAGGTCCGGATCGCGAACGCGCTGGGCGACCACCCGCTGTACAGCGGCGAGTTCAACACGGTCACCCACCTGCACGGCTCGGCCTCGCTGCCGCAGTACGACGGGTACGCGAACGACCACACCAGCCCCGGGCAGGCCAAGACCTACCGCTACCCGAACTGGCAGCAGGCCCGCACGATGTGGTACCACGACCACAACCACCGCACCACGGCCAAGAACGCGTTCGTCGGGCTGGCCGCGATGTACCACCTGAGCGACCAGTACGAGCGCAGGCAGCTGCCGCAGGGCGAGTACGACGTCCCGCTGGTCGTCAGCGACATGGCGTTCAAGGCCAACGGCTCGGTGGCCTTCGACGGCGAGGACAACGCCGGCTTCATGGGCGACGTGATCATGGTCAACGGCGTGCCGTGGCCGAAGATGCGGGTCAAGCCCCGGGTCTACCGGTTCCGGGTGCTGGTGTCCAGCATCTCCCGTTCGTACCGTTTCAAGCTGAGCACCGACGACCAGGTCTACGTCGTGGGCACCGACGGCGGCATGACCCCGACGGTCAATGCGGTGTCGTCCTGGCGGCACGCGCCCGCCGAGCGCTACGAGATCCTGATCGACTTCCGCAAGTACAAGCCGGGCACCAGGATCGAGCTGAAGAACCTCAGCAACAAGAACAACGAGGACTTCGACAAGACCGGCAAGGTCATGCAGTTCGAGGTGGTCGCGGACCCGGCCGGGCCCGACACGTACGAGATCCCCAAGACGCTCGACCTCGGGCCGCAGCCGTGGGCGAACCTGGGCGCCGTCGACGTGCACAAGCTGACGCCCGACATGGCGACGGCCCGCCGCCGCCTGCGGCTGGAGCGCAAGCACGGCATCTGGACCGTCAACGGCGAGACCTGGGACGACGTCGAGAAGAGCGGCTTCCAGCGGGTCTTCGGCAACCCGAAGCCGTACGACGTCGAGATCTGGGACCTGGTCAACGAGTCGGGCGGCTGGTTCCACCCGCTGCACATCCACCTGATCGACGGCAAGATCATCGGCCGTAACAACACCCCCGACCAGAAGGCGTACGCCTGGGAGGGCGGCGGCAAGGACGTCTTCTACCTCGGCGAGAACGAGACGGTCAGCGTGCTGATGCAGTTCACCACCGGCGGCGGCAACGCCGGCGGCCGCTACATGGTGCACTGCCACAACCTCATCCACGAGGACAACGACATGATGATCCAGTTCGCGGTGGGTGACATCAACGTCAACGACCCGGTCCGCTCCGACGCGGCGTACCCGGACGGCGAGTCGGAGCAGCCGGTGGTGTACGCGCCGAGCTACCCGCTGGGTACCTGA
- a CDS encoding AfsR/SARP family transcriptional regulator, translating to MTDCGGTILPAGDLPRRARQVLAVLAARHDRIQTKDALADAVWGAELPGNHVATLEHYVSMIRRRLQPDGSVSNWFIVTRGGGYLFDTGRAELDLAELRGHIRSLDALPPDGPDRLAVHSSILTLAGQLPFPEDPYAEWAEQARTEVQLAAVDALLALAGAALPDDPARSLRLAQEAIGLSPFLESGYQAAMTAAVAMDRPDQALRIFDRCRRVLEEELGLPPSAELIRLQSAALAHRLPKPAAAVPAPAAPAPATGAEPVFLGRQHQMEVLFEPTAPPVVHVVGPVGAGKSAFVAELARRAPNRVGIGHAGSAVFRLAWLRAVLVDLGAGPEILAAVDGAKSDQPLGPAELELIGSLFYGPERVFLAVDDAADLDSASVAELAWLSNNCPRLRIVLTYRYPSQVIDRPLAALNTTVVLRLGPLSAEDLASLDDDRVAERSGGIPALVAVATRPHEIACAVAMQIARQRTRWMSEPAWDVLRLCAVLGPLSAAELAPLTGRSVQEVLTSIDDLVHAHLLSDEPDGTVRHRGTLIRDAIRAQVSEASCTHLRERLTAAS from the coding sequence GTGACCGACTGTGGCGGAACGATCCTGCCCGCCGGGGACCTGCCGCGCCGGGCCCGCCAGGTGCTCGCGGTGCTGGCCGCCCGGCACGACCGCATCCAGACCAAGGACGCCCTCGCGGACGCGGTCTGGGGTGCCGAGCTGCCCGGCAACCACGTCGCCACGCTCGAGCACTACGTGTCGATGATCCGGCGGCGCCTCCAGCCGGACGGCAGCGTCTCGAACTGGTTCATCGTCACCCGGGGCGGCGGATACCTCTTCGACACCGGCCGCGCCGAACTCGACCTGGCCGAGCTGCGCGGGCACATCCGCAGCCTGGACGCGCTCCCGCCGGACGGCCCCGACCGCCTCGCCGTGCACTCCTCGATACTCACCCTGGCCGGCCAGCTGCCGTTCCCGGAGGACCCGTACGCCGAATGGGCCGAGCAGGCCCGCACCGAGGTGCAGCTCGCCGCGGTGGACGCCCTGCTGGCGCTGGCCGGGGCCGCCCTGCCCGACGATCCCGCGCGGTCGCTGCGGCTGGCGCAGGAGGCGATCGGGCTCAGCCCGTTCCTCGAATCGGGTTACCAGGCGGCGATGACGGCGGCGGTCGCCATGGACCGGCCGGACCAGGCGCTGCGCATCTTCGACCGCTGCCGGCGGGTGCTCGAGGAGGAGCTCGGCCTGCCGCCCTCGGCCGAACTGATCCGCCTGCAGAGCGCCGCCCTGGCGCACCGGCTCCCCAAGCCCGCCGCGGCCGTACCCGCGCCGGCCGCCCCCGCGCCGGCCACCGGAGCCGAGCCGGTCTTCCTCGGCCGCCAGCACCAGATGGAGGTGCTGTTCGAGCCGACGGCGCCGCCGGTCGTGCACGTCGTCGGCCCGGTCGGCGCCGGCAAGTCGGCGTTCGTGGCCGAGCTGGCCCGGCGCGCGCCCAACCGCGTCGGCATCGGGCACGCCGGCTCGGCCGTGTTCCGGCTCGCCTGGCTGCGTGCCGTACTTGTCGACCTGGGCGCCGGGCCGGAGATCCTCGCCGCCGTCGACGGCGCCAAGAGCGACCAGCCGCTGGGCCCCGCCGAGCTGGAGCTGATCGGTTCGCTGTTCTACGGCCCCGAGCGGGTGTTCCTGGCCGTCGACGACGCCGCCGACCTGGACAGCGCCAGCGTCGCGGAGCTGGCCTGGCTGAGCAACAACTGCCCGCGGCTGCGGATCGTGCTGACCTACCGCTACCCGTCCCAGGTCATCGACCGGCCGCTGGCGGCGCTGAACACCACCGTCGTGCTGCGGCTGGGCCCCTTGAGCGCGGAGGACCTGGCGTCGCTTGACGACGACCGGGTGGCCGAGCGCAGCGGCGGAATCCCCGCCCTGGTGGCGGTCGCGACCCGGCCGCACGAGATCGCCTGCGCGGTCGCCATGCAGATCGCCCGGCAGCGGACCCGGTGGATGAGCGAGCCGGCCTGGGACGTGCTGCGCCTGTGCGCGGTGCTCGGCCCGCTGAGCGCGGCCGAGCTGGCCCCGCTCACCGGCCGGTCGGTGCAGGAGGTGCTGACCTCGATCGACGATCTGGTCCACGCCCACCTGCTCAGCGACGAGCCCGACGGGACCGTGCGGCACCGCGGCACGCTGATCCGCGACGCCATCCGGGCGCAGGTGTCCGAGGCGTCCTGCACCCATCTGCGGGAACGGCTGACGGCGGCCTCCTAA